From a region of the Methylocystis hirsuta genome:
- a CDS encoding YkgJ family cysteine cluster protein, with protein MSADISPSAFFKAASHAFSETIGSRPARPELVALLCAQAFDSFTQNVALQATGAPALACQGECAACCRLRVVATAPEIFLLARFISVNAAAFRERGIMLRKRIAAADQAVGGLSEQQRLTAQHACPLIEGELCLAYKIRPLACRGHAAFDKALCLAAVRGEAVEAPISTPHLVVRSLVQNAMMAALRRAGLAWGLYEVNRALNCALSAPNALEQWISGEDPLTNARIPDFDLIEAAAILDAAATA; from the coding sequence GTGAGCGCAGATATCAGCCCTTCTGCCTTCTTCAAGGCCGCGTCGCATGCCTTCAGCGAAACGATAGGCTCCCGACCGGCGCGCCCAGAGCTCGTCGCGCTGCTCTGCGCGCAAGCTTTTGACAGCTTCACGCAAAACGTCGCCCTTCAGGCGACAGGCGCGCCAGCGCTCGCCTGTCAGGGAGAATGCGCCGCCTGTTGCCGCCTTCGCGTCGTCGCGACGGCTCCGGAAATATTTCTGCTCGCGCGATTCATTTCCGTTAACGCCGCCGCCTTTAGGGAGCGCGGCATAATGCTCCGCAAGCGCATCGCCGCCGCCGATCAGGCCGTTGGCGGCCTGTCCGAACAACAGCGACTGACCGCCCAGCATGCCTGCCCGCTGATCGAAGGCGAATTATGCCTCGCCTATAAAATTCGTCCGCTTGCGTGCCGCGGTCATGCGGCCTTCGACAAGGCGTTATGCCTTGCGGCGGTGAGAGGCGAAGCCGTGGAAGCGCCGATCTCGACGCCGCATCTCGTTGTCCGCAGCCTCGTTCAGAACGCCATGATGGCGGCGCTGCGGCGCGCCGGATTGGCTTGGGGACTCTACGAGGTCAACAGAGCTCTCAACTGCGCGCTCTCCGCGCCGAATGCGCTCGAACAATGGATATCGGGCGAAGATCCTTTGACGAACGCGCGAATTCCCGACTTCGACCTTATCGAAGCAGCGGCGATTTTGGATGCTGCCGCCACCGCGTAG
- a CDS encoding ABC transporter ATP-binding protein, protein MILSAKGLRKRYGGDPGVDAVICADLIVGAGEFVSIVGRSGSGKSTLLAMVGGLTAPTAGRVQLAGDEIWDLPEAQLADVRRERIGFVFQFPSLLPNLRAIDNVALPALLGNDVTPEYAYARAQGLLARVGLSDRTTTFPGQMSGGEQRRVVIARALINEPQLLLGDEPTSDLDEETEEEIFALLDNLRREENFAMALVTHNHALAQRADRMFEMRQGILLPCGEPRALVAAPIQRPEPTALKAPAPVGAAADGARDFEKLGKTLWAAAGRIFAAAALMFVLASAANYGVARYQQYELDAGRQRLAALEELATSTLQSDIASITRLGDSRYEVTIYLENTKAEHPIYVMSPSVQGFVQVGVGWQEAPLTPIDDATAAVLKVTGRQLYRFIFEARLTKFTELLPHYMHVRFSNTMLVSPESTPTNELFQRVDNYYVYLKPDNVDDATIAKDVRFPGPPPLWIWMPPH, encoded by the coding sequence ATGATCCTTTCCGCCAAGGGTTTGCGCAAGCGCTACGGCGGCGATCCTGGCGTCGACGCGGTGATCTGCGCCGATTTGATCGTTGGCGCAGGCGAGTTCGTTTCGATCGTCGGACGATCTGGCTCCGGTAAATCGACGCTGCTCGCCATGGTCGGCGGGCTGACGGCGCCGACCGCGGGCAGAGTTCAACTGGCCGGGGACGAGATCTGGGATCTCCCCGAGGCGCAGCTTGCCGATGTCAGGCGGGAGCGCATCGGTTTTGTCTTTCAGTTCCCGAGCCTCCTCCCGAATCTTCGCGCCATCGATAACGTCGCCTTGCCGGCCCTGCTGGGTAACGACGTGACGCCGGAATACGCCTATGCGCGCGCGCAAGGCCTTCTCGCCCGCGTCGGCCTGAGCGATCGGACGACAACCTTCCCAGGACAGATGTCCGGCGGCGAGCAGCGTCGCGTCGTCATCGCTCGGGCTTTGATCAATGAGCCGCAATTGCTGCTTGGGGACGAACCGACAAGCGATCTCGACGAGGAGACGGAAGAAGAGATCTTCGCGCTGCTCGACAATTTGCGACGAGAAGAAAATTTCGCCATGGCGCTCGTCACGCATAACCATGCGCTTGCGCAACGCGCTGATCGCATGTTCGAGATGCGGCAAGGAATTCTCCTTCCGTGCGGCGAACCGCGCGCCCTCGTCGCTGCGCCGATCCAGCGCCCCGAACCCACCGCGTTAAAAGCGCCCGCGCCGGTCGGCGCCGCTGCAGACGGCGCTCGCGATTTCGAAAAACTCGGCAAGACGCTGTGGGCGGCAGCGGGACGCATCTTCGCCGCCGCGGCGCTGATGTTCGTCTTAGCGTCTGCGGCAAATTACGGCGTGGCGCGCTACCAACAATATGAACTTGACGCCGGTCGGCAGCGACTCGCCGCGCTCGAAGAACTTGCGACGTCCACCCTGCAGAGCGACATCGCGTCAATTACGCGGCTCGGCGACAGCCGTTATGAGGTGACGATTTATCTGGAGAACACAAAAGCCGAACACCCCATTTACGTCATGTCGCCGAGCGTGCAGGGTTTCGTGCAGGTTGGAGTCGGCTGGCAGGAAGCGCCGCTCACGCCGATCGACGACGCCACCGCCGCGGTGCTGAAAGTCACAGGCCGGCAGCTCTACCGCTTCATCTTTGAGGCGCGCCTCACGAAATTCACCGAGTTATTGCCCCACTACATGCATGTGCGCTTCAGCAACACCATGCTTGTGAGTCCCGAGAGCACACCCACGAATGAGTTATTTCAGCGCGTCGACAATTATTATGTCTATCTGAAACCGGACAATGTCGACGACGCTACGATCGCAAAGGATGTTCGGTTTCCCGGGCCGCCTCCGCTCTGGATCTGGATGCCGCCGCACTGA
- a CDS encoding ABC transporter permease produces the protein MTKRHRSRFLLVRLGAQNVGRRLLRSLLLGMAVMIAVGVVFSGFVTGWSLREGILTTFSRMGADLVVVPHGALVNITSTLLTIQPTDLDLDVALDDKLRAVPGVAKVAAQHLIRANVEGRAINLIAYDQATDFTVESWLPAGEKPLGATGGLLVGERVALKTGEVLTICGRSLVVTGRLGRTGVGPFDESYFITFSALDELVAAAIRTRPANVPVQPPASSPSEEVDATHHDHAAGGAECLPSIAQDRVSAFLLQLSPGASAEQARFAIGQIPAIKIVTGNPIFTAARQSLGSLFWGVAIFAGLLMLAIFFLVSLLFSAIIQERYREIGVLRAMGARPAQIISITLIEAGLITGFGGLLGIGAGFSLIFVFARSLGFYFSSLGVPFDAPPAGIIWIAAGAAALCGVAIGVGGAFVAAWRARRLEPYAMIQMESAR, from the coding sequence ATGACGAAACGCCATCGCTCGCGCTTCCTGCTGGTGCGGCTCGGCGCGCAGAACGTCGGACGTCGGCTGCTGCGAAGTCTGTTGCTCGGCATGGCGGTGATGATCGCCGTCGGAGTTGTCTTCTCCGGCTTCGTCACCGGCTGGTCGCTGCGGGAAGGAATCTTGACGACCTTTTCGCGAATGGGCGCCGATCTCGTTGTCGTGCCGCATGGCGCCTTGGTGAACATCACCAGCACGCTGCTCACGATACAGCCGACGGATCTCGATCTGGATGTCGCGCTGGACGACAAGCTCAGAGCCGTTCCCGGCGTGGCGAAGGTCGCCGCGCAGCATCTCATCCGCGCGAACGTCGAGGGGCGCGCGATCAATCTGATCGCCTATGATCAGGCGACCGATTTCACCGTCGAATCTTGGCTTCCAGCCGGGGAGAAACCTTTGGGGGCCACGGGGGGCCTGCTTGTTGGCGAGCGGGTCGCGCTGAAGACTGGCGAAGTCCTGACGATTTGCGGTCGGTCGCTGGTCGTGACGGGCCGATTGGGTCGAACGGGCGTGGGCCCCTTCGACGAATCTTATTTCATCACCTTTTCCGCGCTCGACGAACTTGTCGCCGCCGCGATCCGGACGCGCCCTGCAAACGTCCCTGTTCAACCGCCCGCGTCTTCGCCTTCGGAAGAGGTCGACGCGACGCATCATGATCACGCCGCAGGAGGGGCCGAATGCCTTCCGTCAATCGCGCAGGATCGTGTCTCTGCATTTCTCCTGCAGCTGTCGCCCGGCGCCTCGGCGGAGCAAGCGCGTTTCGCCATTGGACAGATTCCGGCCATCAAGATCGTCACGGGCAATCCGATTTTCACCGCGGCGCGCCAATCGCTCGGAAGTCTCTTCTGGGGCGTGGCGATCTTCGCGGGCTTGCTGATGCTGGCGATATTCTTTCTCGTGTCGCTGTTGTTTTCCGCCATCATCCAAGAGCGCTATCGCGAAATCGGCGTGCTGCGGGCCATGGGCGCGAGGCCGGCGCAGATCATATCGATCACCCTGATCGAGGCTGGGCTCATCACAGGCTTTGGCGGCCTGTTAGGCATCGGCGCGGGCTTTTCGCTGATCTTCGTTTTTGCCCGTTCTCTCGGCTTTTACTTCTCGTCTCTCGGCGTGCCCTTCGACGCGCCGCCTGCCGGAATCATCTGGATCGCCGCCGGCGCCGCCGCGCTCTGCGGCGTCGCGATCGGCGTCGGGGGGGCTTTTGTCGCCGCTTGGCGGGCACGGCGTCTCGAACCCTATGCGATGATCCAGATGGAAAGCGCACGATGA
- the nagA gene encoding N-acetylglucosamine-6-phosphate deacetylase: MNGCSRHAVAADVVFDGEKKHDDCAVVIEGQQIAALTRRSDLPSSMEVYNVPQGAWLAPGFIDIQVNGGGDVLFNAHPTPAALAKIAQAHRRYGVTSLLPTLITDSDEAMAAALGAVSAVMAREPGILGLHLEGPFLSPQKPGVHRREFIRRPQPHHRQMLGAFRAGVLLVTLAPEETPDGFIAELVAAGAKVSLGHSMATYEETRAAMAEGLTGFTHLFNAMRPLSAREPGPVAAALESPHAYYGMIVDGEHVAPAMLGLAMRGVGRPMLVSDAMPPVGGIKAEFDLLGARIMVRDGSCRTQEGALAGSSIEMASAVRNCVRLLGLPLEQALRCASCHPAEFLGLGRSLGRLAPGYRADMAAFDPTDISVSNAWVAGERSDYRRGASLVGLSHS, encoded by the coding sequence ATGAACGGCTGCTCTCGACACGCGGTGGCCGCGGACGTCGTCTTCGACGGCGAAAAAAAACATGACGACTGTGCCGTCGTGATTGAAGGTCAGCAAATCGCGGCGCTGACGCGGCGATCGGATCTCCCATCTTCGATGGAAGTTTACAACGTCCCTCAAGGCGCATGGCTCGCGCCGGGCTTTATCGACATTCAGGTCAATGGCGGAGGAGACGTCCTTTTCAACGCCCATCCAACGCCCGCCGCTCTGGCGAAGATTGCGCAGGCGCATCGCAGGTACGGCGTGACGTCGCTATTGCCGACGCTCATCACGGATAGCGATGAGGCGATGGCTGCGGCGCTTGGCGCCGTGAGCGCAGTCATGGCGCGCGAGCCCGGCATTCTCGGGCTTCACCTCGAAGGCCCTTTTTTATCTCCGCAAAAGCCAGGCGTTCATCGGCGAGAGTTTATCCGCCGTCCACAACCCCATCATCGCCAAATGCTCGGCGCGTTTCGCGCGGGCGTATTGCTCGTGACGCTCGCGCCCGAGGAAACGCCCGACGGCTTCATCGCCGAACTTGTCGCTGCGGGAGCGAAGGTCTCGCTCGGTCATTCGATGGCGACTTATGAGGAAACCCGCGCCGCAATGGCCGAGGGCCTGACGGGCTTCACGCATTTGTTCAACGCGATGCGTCCGCTTTCCGCGCGCGAGCCCGGACCTGTCGCGGCTGCGCTCGAATCGCCCCACGCCTATTACGGGATGATCGTCGACGGCGAGCACGTCGCGCCCGCCATGCTGGGATTGGCGATGCGCGGCGTCGGGCGTCCCATGCTGGTGAGCGACGCCATGCCGCCAGTCGGCGGGATAAAAGCAGAGTTCGATCTCCTTGGCGCGCGGATCATGGTCCGCGACGGCAGTTGCCGCACGCAGGAGGGCGCGCTTGCAGGATCGTCGATCGAGATGGCGAGCGCGGTTCGCAACTGTGTTCGGCTTCTAGGACTGCCTCTGGAGCAGGCGCTGCGCTGCGCCTCTTGCCACCCTGCCGAGTTTCTAGGTCTCGGACGCTCGCTCGGCCGCCTCGCGCCGGGATATCGCGCCGACATGGCGGCCTTCGACCCGACGGATATTTCGGTCTCCAACGCCTGGGTCGCCGGAGAAAGATCGGATTATCGTCGCGGCGCGTCGCTTGTGGGCCTTAGTCATTCATAA
- a CDS encoding SIS domain-containing protein: MTVLDAQMISDMREAPAAVRAQGDGLAEVLPVLADRLRRKPPQVVVTCARGSSAHAATFGKHLIERYLGVVVAPAAPSITTIYHRPLRLADQLFLAISQSGESSDIIEQAAAARSCGAVTACITNDPASGLAQACEFVLPMAAGPELSIPATKTFIASVAALARLVAVWAEDKPLANALRSLPDRLATAGDLDWSSVLEKIAGAESLVTIGRGPTLAIAREAALKLKETSDLHAECFSSAEFLHGPVALVAPHYPVLMFAPTDAAAAGMTQLAADLRAKGAAVFITSSEERTPGRLPALPAEHPETDAICLIQSFYAMVVRLAAMRGKNADRPRHLRKITRTR, encoded by the coding sequence ATGACCGTCCTCGACGCGCAGATGATTTCCGATATGCGAGAGGCTCCGGCGGCCGTGCGAGCGCAGGGGGACGGGCTCGCCGAGGTTCTGCCAGTTCTCGCGGATCGGTTACGGCGCAAGCCGCCTCAAGTCGTCGTCACCTGCGCGCGCGGCAGTTCGGCGCACGCCGCGACCTTCGGCAAGCATCTGATCGAACGATACCTCGGCGTTGTGGTGGCGCCCGCCGCGCCCAGCATCACGACGATCTATCATCGGCCTCTGCGCCTGGCTGACCAGCTCTTTCTCGCAATTTCACAGTCGGGCGAGAGCAGCGACATCATCGAACAGGCCGCGGCGGCGCGCTCTTGCGGGGCCGTGACCGCCTGCATCACAAATGACCCGGCGAGCGGGCTCGCGCAGGCCTGCGAATTCGTGTTGCCGATGGCGGCGGGCCCCGAACTCAGCATCCCGGCGACCAAGACCTTCATCGCATCGGTGGCGGCGCTTGCCCGACTGGTCGCCGTTTGGGCCGAGGACAAGCCGCTCGCGAATGCGCTGAGGTCATTGCCGGATCGCCTCGCCACCGCCGGCGATCTCGACTGGAGCAGCGTTCTGGAGAAGATCGCAGGCGCGGAAAGTCTCGTCACGATCGGACGCGGTCCGACGCTCGCCATAGCGCGCGAGGCCGCCCTGAAACTGAAGGAAACCTCGGATCTGCACGCGGAATGCTTTTCTTCGGCCGAATTCCTCCACGGCCCGGTTGCTCTGGTGGCGCCTCACTATCCCGTGCTCATGTTTGCGCCGACTGACGCCGCCGCCGCGGGCATGACGCAGCTCGCCGCGGATCTCAGGGCAAAGGGAGCGGCGGTCTTCATCACCTCATCGGAGGAGCGGACGCCGGGCCGGCTTCCAGCATTGCCCGCTGAACATCCCGAAACCGACGCAATCTGTCTGATCCAGAGCTTCTACGCCATGGTCGTCCGCTTGGCCGCGATGCGCGGAAAGAACGCCGACCGGCCGCGCCACCTGCGCAAGATCACGCGCACGCGATGA
- a CDS encoding N-acetylmuramic acid 6-phosphate etherase, whose protein sequence is MCPTETERQSPRYAKIDVWEPAEILDSMIEGQFSAVAAVRAARPAIERAALAIERRLRGPGRLVYVGAGTSGRLAAQDGAELMPTFGWPQDRLLLLMAGGQTALLHAVEGAEDQDHQAVELVRRHEIGASDVTIAVAASGTTPFTLACLREAKNRGSLTIGVANNRGTPLLQEADHSIFLETGAEPIAGSTRMKAGTAQRITLILLSSLVMILLGRVYDGLMVDVQASNKKLVRRSEKILSRLTGRGDEEIHEALQRAGGSVKLAFLLLQGYGLAKAAAALDEAEGHLRRAMSLMVERPKPADLRETTQPYIREDATHE, encoded by the coding sequence ATGTGCCCGACGGAGACCGAACGCCAAAGTCCGCGCTATGCCAAGATCGACGTCTGGGAACCGGCCGAGATCCTGGATTCAATGATCGAAGGGCAATTTTCCGCCGTCGCCGCCGTTCGAGCCGCGCGCCCCGCGATTGAGCGGGCGGCGCTTGCGATTGAGCGCCGGCTGCGCGGGCCTGGACGGCTCGTTTACGTCGGCGCCGGCACATCCGGTCGTTTGGCCGCCCAGGATGGGGCGGAGCTCATGCCAACCTTCGGCTGGCCGCAAGATCGGCTTCTGCTCCTCATGGCGGGCGGACAAACCGCCCTGCTACACGCTGTTGAAGGCGCCGAAGACCAGGACCACCAGGCGGTCGAACTCGTCCGGCGGCATGAGATTGGGGCGTCCGATGTGACCATTGCGGTGGCCGCAAGCGGCACGACGCCTTTTACGCTCGCCTGTTTGCGCGAGGCGAAAAACCGAGGCTCCTTGACAATCGGCGTCGCGAACAATCGCGGGACGCCGCTTCTCCAGGAGGCCGATCATTCGATTTTTCTCGAAACTGGCGCGGAACCGATCGCCGGCTCGACGCGGATGAAGGCGGGAACCGCCCAGCGCATCACGCTTATTCTGCTCTCGTCGCTCGTCATGATCCTGCTCGGGCGCGTCTATGACGGCCTCATGGTGGATGTGCAGGCTTCCAACAAGAAACTGGTCCGACGGAGCGAAAAAATCCTGTCGCGGCTGACCGGGCGCGGCGACGAGGAGATCCATGAGGCCTTGCAGCGCGCCGGCGGGAGCGTGAAGCTCGCCTTTCTGTTGCTGCAGGGCTACGGGCTCGCCAAGGCGGCGGCGGCGCTGGATGAGGCAGAGGGCCATTTACGTCGCGCCATGAGCTTGATGGTCGAGCGGCCAAAGCCGGCGGATCTTCGAGAGACCACCCAGCCGTATATTCGGGAAGATGCGACGCACGAGTAG
- a CDS encoding glycoside hydrolase family 3 N-terminal domain-containing protein, with the protein MGLPIGELFILGFRDPLIPGWLRDFARSFGLGGVILFDYDCTDQKYERNVYSPAQLEELCQGLHALPSRPLIFIDQEGGKVRRLKEERGFIPLPSARQFGRLTASERRNVLRPSYAQMRQIGIDVNLSPVVDLDINPDSPDVGSVQRSYSSDPEVVKECVEALADVAGSVNLKLCLKHFPGTGGAKVNPHDHVMDLSDCLTDAQVNVFKELIARVPMVLFSHGIVNQWEKDTPVCLSAVAVNKMRGWAPDACILTDDLQMQGVQKLMSTGEACAKAVHAGADLILIGNNMKDEQDQAAEFARRLLSACAQDASMRAHAEASIKRVRRLKSG; encoded by the coding sequence ATGGGTCTGCCGATCGGCGAACTGTTCATCTTGGGTTTTCGCGACCCGCTCATCCCTGGCTGGCTGCGGGATTTTGCCCGTAGCTTCGGCTTGGGCGGGGTCATTCTTTTCGACTACGACTGTACAGATCAGAAATACGAGCGGAACGTCTATAGCCCCGCTCAGCTCGAGGAGCTTTGCCAGGGCCTTCACGCTCTCCCCTCGCGTCCGCTCATCTTTATCGATCAGGAAGGCGGCAAGGTCCGCCGGTTGAAGGAAGAGCGCGGCTTCATCCCGCTGCCCAGCGCCCGCCAGTTCGGGCGATTGACCGCCTCGGAACGACGGAACGTTTTACGCCCTTCCTATGCGCAGATGCGACAGATCGGAATCGATGTGAACCTGTCGCCGGTCGTCGATCTCGACATCAACCCGGACAGCCCGGACGTGGGGTCGGTCCAGCGCAGCTACTCGAGCGATCCGGAGGTTGTCAAAGAATGCGTGGAGGCGCTGGCGGACGTCGCCGGTTCGGTGAATTTGAAACTTTGCTTGAAGCACTTTCCCGGAACCGGCGGCGCAAAGGTGAATCCCCATGACCATGTCATGGATCTTTCCGATTGCCTGACTGACGCGCAAGTGAATGTGTTCAAGGAGCTGATCGCACGCGTGCCGATGGTCCTATTCAGCCATGGCATCGTGAATCAATGGGAGAAGGACACGCCCGTCTGCCTCTCCGCCGTCGCGGTGAATAAGATGCGCGGCTGGGCGCCGGACGCCTGCATCCTGACCGACGATTTGCAAATGCAGGGCGTGCAAAAGCTGATGTCGACGGGCGAGGCCTGCGCGAAGGCGGTTCACGCGGGCGCGGATTTGATCCTCATCGGCAACAACATGAAAGACGAGCAGGACCAGGCGGCGGAATTCGCCCGTCGGCTGCTCTCGGCCTGCGCGCAGGATGCGTCGATGCGGGCTCACGCCGAGGCGTCCATCAAACGAGTAAGGAGGCTGAAATCTGGATGA
- a CDS encoding DUF3047 domain-containing protein encodes MALGVAAPFAAEASKAVFAAELGVPAPADYRKDVEDLLAGAHSPELADYRVFEINGSNLPWIDLGLEAVKGQQITFLVAGRWWLSRQHDLWFRPGLAFHARTQHRRPIFSPGTDTSTMTASHDGPIEVARLATLYADADGRLTIPEDVYRKDDVKITGLALLWRGDAATGLTSLLASLAAKSGDVGALVATELARLRRNRRLPEGWSNLFLLGGGEESFVWDANGEIVCESAGAASIIERPLTLPLASGPKLGWRWKIDELPSTAAEDQAPVHDYLSIGVKFDDGQDLTYLWSAALPEGKVFRCPLAGWNAIETHMIVASGTKGLGSWRELERDVASDYAAHIAGSAKAISHVWLLAITPFQRRRGACRFADIRVETADGAMRKL; translated from the coding sequence ATGGCTCTCGGCGTCGCTGCGCCCTTCGCGGCCGAGGCGTCGAAGGCCGTCTTCGCCGCCGAGCTGGGCGTTCCGGCGCCAGCGGATTATAGGAAAGACGTCGAGGATCTCCTCGCCGGGGCGCATTCGCCCGAACTCGCGGACTATCGCGTCTTCGAGATAAATGGCTCCAATCTGCCGTGGATCGATCTCGGGCTCGAGGCCGTGAAAGGCCAGCAGATCACCTTTCTCGTGGCCGGACGATGGTGGCTGTCTCGTCAACATGACCTGTGGTTTCGTCCCGGTCTCGCCTTCCACGCTCGCACGCAGCATCGACGGCCGATCTTTAGTCCGGGCACGGACACGAGCACCATGACCGCGTCGCATGACGGTCCCATCGAGGTGGCCCGCTTGGCGACGCTGTACGCCGACGCGGACGGCCGGCTTACGATTCCGGAGGATGTTTATCGCAAGGACGACGTGAAAATTACCGGCCTTGCGCTCCTGTGGCGCGGCGACGCCGCCACCGGCCTCACGAGCCTTCTCGCGAGCCTTGCCGCCAAGAGTGGCGACGTCGGCGCTCTCGTGGCGACGGAACTCGCTCGCCTGCGCCGTAACCGCAGGCTGCCGGAAGGCTGGTCCAATCTCTTTTTGCTCGGCGGCGGCGAGGAGAGCTTCGTCTGGGACGCGAACGGCGAGATCGTCTGCGAGAGCGCGGGAGCCGCTTCCATTATCGAACGGCCGTTGACTCTTCCGCTCGCCTCCGGTCCGAAACTCGGCTGGCGTTGGAAAATCGACGAACTGCCATCTACGGCGGCGGAAGATCAGGCGCCCGTCCACGATTATCTGTCCATCGGCGTGAAATTCGACGATGGGCAGGACCTCACCTATCTCTGGAGCGCGGCGCTGCCCGAGGGCAAGGTTTTCCGCTGTCCGCTGGCCGGCTGGAATGCCATCGAGACCCATATGATCGTCGCTTCCGGCACGAAGGGCCTCGGATCGTGGCGGGAGCTGGAGCGGGACGTCGCTTCCGACTACGCCGCCCATATCGCCGGGTCGGCCAAGGCGATCAGCCATGTCTGGCTGTTGGCGATTACGCCGTTCCAGCGCCGCCGCGGCGCATGCCGTTTCGCCGACATCAGGGTCGAGACAGCCGACGGCGCTATGCGCAAACTCTAA
- a CDS encoding AraC family transcriptional regulator, producing MRRTGYTRASTLGPIAGVVAANGGSIERVFRRAELPIRLLESPDTLLPLRDHFRLLAIASRELRDEAFAARLGRQTSIAGLGVYGKWVIQAPTLLEAIHRAGTSLPHMMQSATRLTVRRDGDDVHWSYELADPATDGRPQNEMLALWYMIVMIRHFVGAGWLPNRIMVGGLPANARRRIDEQMGVDTVICDRPGAIVFDQRLLMAVNPHLNANRGLSADELDRIFDIPDPDDVPGNVGALIDLELLDGRPDLSRIVRRAGLSQRTLQRRLAESGLSFSDLLKNKLQRRAMSLLCQSWSITEIALMLGYRDPAHFSRAFESWSGVAPSRWRDLAKPGG from the coding sequence ATGCGACGAACGGGATATACGCGCGCGAGCACGCTCGGGCCGATCGCCGGCGTCGTCGCCGCGAACGGCGGCTCGATCGAGCGGGTCTTTCGCCGCGCCGAGCTTCCTATCCGTTTGCTGGAATCGCCCGATACGCTTCTGCCTCTGCGCGACCATTTCCGGCTGCTCGCGATCGCCTCGCGCGAATTGCGCGACGAGGCTTTCGCGGCCCGCCTCGGCCGCCAAACGTCGATCGCGGGCTTAGGAGTCTATGGCAAGTGGGTCATACAAGCGCCCACCTTGTTGGAAGCGATCCATCGCGCGGGAACAAGCCTGCCGCACATGATGCAGAGCGCGACGCGGCTCACCGTCCGACGCGACGGCGACGACGTGCATTGGTCATATGAGTTAGCCGACCCCGCTACGGATGGACGTCCGCAGAACGAGATGCTCGCACTCTGGTACATGATCGTCATGATCCGCCATTTCGTCGGCGCGGGCTGGCTACCAAATCGAATCATGGTTGGGGGTCTGCCCGCCAACGCCCGGCGTCGTATCGACGAGCAGATGGGCGTCGATACGGTAATCTGCGACAGACCCGGCGCGATCGTTTTCGATCAACGTCTGCTGATGGCCGTCAATCCGCATCTCAATGCGAATCGAGGTCTCAGCGCCGACGAACTCGATCGCATCTTCGACATTCCGGATCCGGACGACGTGCCGGGCAATGTCGGCGCCCTGATTGATCTTGAGCTTCTCGACGGTCGTCCTGACCTTTCCCGCATTGTTCGTCGGGCGGGTTTATCGCAGCGAACGCTGCAGCGCCGGCTCGCCGAGTCCGGACTGAGCTTCTCAGATCTCTTGAAGAATAAACTGCAACGACGGGCGATGAGTCTGTTATGCCAATCCTGGTCGATCACCGAGATCGCCTTGATGCTCGGCTATCGCGACCCCGCGCATTTCAGCCGCGCCTTCGAGAGCTGGAGCGGAGTAGCTCCCAGTCGATGGCGGGATCTGGCGAAGCCTGGCGGATGA
- a CDS encoding class I SAM-dependent methyltransferase → MTRNFASAHDRAISAQFTAQASGFAAGKELHADEVLALIVDAASPGPDDCAIDLACGPGSVACALAERAKRVVGLDVTPAMLEQARTLAENSCLQNVEWRQGDLYSTGFADAAFDVVTCRFAFHHLEDPRKAFFEMARLAAPGGRIVLCDGVASDTPEKARAFNAMERQRDPSTVAFRTLDDLHSLFVGAGLGEPQTKLFQVVYLAADLVGRSFPADGDRAGLLALIEESVEGDVLGMNARRTAQGVMISYNSVVLSAIKAG, encoded by the coding sequence ATGACACGAAATTTCGCGTCCGCGCATGATCGGGCGATATCCGCTCAATTCACCGCGCAGGCGTCTGGCTTCGCCGCAGGCAAAGAGCTACATGCCGACGAAGTGTTGGCGTTGATCGTCGACGCCGCCAGCCCCGGCCCCGACGATTGTGCGATTGACCTGGCGTGCGGTCCGGGCTCGGTGGCTTGCGCGCTCGCCGAGCGGGCGAAGCGAGTCGTGGGGCTGGACGTCACGCCGGCGATGCTCGAACAGGCGCGCACGCTCGCCGAAAACAGCTGCCTTCAAAATGTCGAATGGAGGCAAGGCGACCTTTATTCGACCGGATTCGCAGATGCGGCTTTCGATGTCGTGACCTGCCGGTTCGCGTTTCATCACCTCGAGGATCCGCGCAAGGCTTTCTTCGAGATGGCCCGCCTGGCCGCCCCAGGCGGCCGCATTGTTCTCTGTGACGGCGTCGCCTCCGACACGCCGGAGAAGGCGCGCGCGTTCAATGCGATGGAGCGCCAGCGCGACCCTTCGACTGTGGCGTTCAGGACGCTGGACGATCTGCATTCATTGTTCGTCGGAGCTGGGCTGGGGGAGCCGCAGACGAAGCTCTTCCAAGTCGTCTATCTCGCGGCCGATCTCGTCGGCAGATCCTTCCCGGCGGATGGCGACCGCGCGGGTCTGCTTGCGCTTATCGAGGAAAGCGTCGAAGGAGACGTGCTCGGGATGAACGCGCGCAGGACGGCGCAAGGCGTCATGATATCTTACAACTCGGTCGTTCTGAGCGCGATCAAAGCCGGCTGA